In Methanocaldococcus sp. FS406-22, the genomic stretch TGAAAATGAAGGATTTGAAACAGAGGTTTTCTTTGTTAAATCTTATGAAGTCAGCGTTGATTTGGATGGAAAGAGTGTGGATAGCTTTCAAACAGGAATCTCCTATGGTATTGGAGTTAGAGTTATAAAGGATGGGAAGGTTGGCTTTGCATACACAAATAGATTTGATGAAAATATCGTCTATAAGGCAATGAAAAACTTGGTTGAAGATAGGTATACAGAATTTGCCGAACCTCAAAAATACAAAGAGCCAAAGGGGATGTTCTATAAAGAGATTTTGGATTTGGATGAAAAGGAATTGTTAGAGGACTTAATAACTATGAGAGATATTGCCTTAGATAACAATGCCATTGTTTTAAGTGGAGGGGTTAGCAAAGATGTTGGATATGCGAGGTTGATAAACTCAAACGGTGTGGATGTTGAAGAACAAGATACCTATTTTTCAGCATCAATATCTATAATGTATGAGGGAGAAACCTCTTATGAATGCAGAACAAGGCATAACATCTTTGATGTTGAGGAAATTAGCTATAAGGCATTGGATTTAGCTAAGAAGTCAGCAAATGGAGAAGCTATATCTTATAAAGGGAATATAGTTCTATCTCCAAGGGCATTGTATGATTTGTTGGCTTATACGTTAATGCCAGCATTCAGTGCTGAAAATGTGCAGAGAGATAGGAGTATTTTAAAAGGAAAAATTGGGGAGCAGATTTTTGGGGAGAATATAACAATAGTTGATGATGGGACTTTGGATTATGCTTTATATTCCTCAAAATGTGATGGTGAAGGAACTGCTATGCAGAGAACCGTCTTAGTTGAGAATGGAGTTTTGAAGAACTACCTATATGATATAAAGAGGGCTAATAAAGAAGGAAAAAGCTCTAC encodes the following:
- a CDS encoding TldD/PmbA family protein: MDLEKLIKIGENEGFETEVFFVKSYEVSVDLDGKSVDSFQTGISYGIGVRVIKDGKVGFAYTNRFDENIVYKAMKNLVEDRYTEFAEPQKYKEPKGMFYKEILDLDEKELLEDLITMRDIALDNNAIVLSGGVSKDVGYARLINSNGVDVEEQDTYFSASISIMYEGETSYECRTRHNIFDVEEISYKALDLAKKSANGEAISYKGNIVLSPRALYDLLAYTLMPAFSAENVQRDRSILKGKIGEQIFGENITIVDDGTLDYALYSSKCDGEGTAMQRTVLVENGVLKNYLYDIKRANKEGKSSTGNCSRSYRSLPYVSPTNFIIKETKNSLDDFDEYVYINGVIGSHTSNPITGDFAVEIQNSYLYKNGEIIPIKRGMFGGNIFEMFKDAIPLNDVEQRGKLISPSIVFKGDIVN